One genomic segment of Halomarina pelagica includes these proteins:
- a CDS encoding NADH-quinone oxidoreductase subunit D — MSYERTTEDDGERASGVDHDDLEELLGDRVVGRESHVNAEAFVVRPDEVQAVLFALRDEAGFDHLSCLTAQEYEDRFESIYHLKKFADPTQEVSVVVPVPTDDPASETAVPVYETANWHEREAYDLLGIEYEGHPDLRRILLPETWQGHPLRLDYDIEQPQIVALREHANLLQSETRTGDPDTLFLNVGPHHPATHGVLHLKTTLDGEQVADVDPDIGYLHRCEEQMCQQGTYRHQIIPYSDRWDYTANLPNEWAVARAIEDLAEIEVPEYAQVLRTMSTELARMLGHFLAVGTFALDVYGDFTAIFQYAFRDRELVQSILEDLTGQRMMFYYFRLGGVCWDLPEPREEFVDKTRDFLDRIPPNMEEYFDLLTNNEIFQIRTVDTGVLEPDVAKDYGCTGPVARGSGVDYDLRRDDPYGYYPDLDWNVVVEDGCDNFARVLVRLREVEESAKIVEQCLDLLEDWPEDDREIQSNVPRTLKPDTDREIYRAVEIAKGELGVYIRSDGTNSPARFKIRSPCFHNLSALPEMAVGEYIPDLIASLGSLDIVLGSVDR, encoded by the coding sequence ATGAGTTACGAACGAACCACCGAGGACGACGGCGAGCGGGCCAGCGGCGTCGATCACGACGACCTCGAGGAACTCCTCGGCGACCGCGTCGTCGGCCGCGAATCGCACGTCAACGCGGAGGCGTTCGTCGTCAGACCGGACGAGGTACAGGCGGTGCTGTTCGCGCTCCGCGACGAGGCCGGCTTCGACCACCTGTCGTGTCTCACCGCCCAGGAGTACGAGGATCGCTTCGAGAGCATCTACCACCTGAAGAAGTTCGCCGACCCGACCCAGGAGGTGAGCGTGGTGGTGCCGGTGCCGACGGACGACCCCGCGAGCGAGACGGCGGTACCCGTCTACGAGACGGCCAACTGGCACGAGCGGGAGGCCTACGACCTCCTCGGTATCGAGTACGAGGGCCACCCCGATCTCCGGCGGATCCTGCTCCCGGAGACCTGGCAGGGTCATCCCCTTCGACTCGACTACGACATCGAGCAGCCCCAGATCGTCGCCCTCCGCGAGCACGCCAACCTGCTCCAGTCGGAGACGCGAACGGGGGACCCCGACACGCTCTTTCTCAACGTCGGCCCGCACCACCCGGCGACCCACGGGGTGTTGCACCTGAAGACGACGCTCGACGGCGAACAGGTCGCCGACGTCGATCCCGACATCGGCTACCTCCACCGCTGTGAGGAACAGATGTGCCAGCAGGGCACCTACCGCCACCAGATCATCCCGTACTCGGACCGCTGGGACTACACGGCGAACCTCCCGAACGAGTGGGCCGTCGCCCGCGCCATCGAGGACCTCGCGGAGATCGAGGTGCCGGAGTACGCGCAGGTCCTCCGGACGATGTCGACCGAACTCGCCCGCATGCTGGGGCACTTCCTCGCGGTGGGGACGTTCGCGCTCGACGTCTACGGCGACTTCACCGCCATCTTCCAGTACGCGTTCCGCGACCGCGAACTCGTCCAGAGCATCCTCGAGGACCTCACCGGCCAGCGGATGATGTTCTACTACTTCCGCCTCGGCGGGGTCTGCTGGGACCTGCCGGAACCCCGTGAGGAATTCGTCGACAAGACCCGCGACTTCCTCGACCGGATCCCCCCGAATATGGAGGAGTACTTCGACCTCCTGACGAACAACGAGATCTTCCAGATACGAACCGTCGACACCGGCGTCCTCGAACCGGACGTGGCGAAGGACTACGGCTGTACGGGGCCGGTCGCGCGCGGATCCGGCGTCGACTACGACCTGCGGCGGGACGACCCCTACGGGTACTACCCCGACCTCGACTGGAACGTCGTCGTCGAAGACGGCTGTGACAACTTCGCGCGCGTCCTCGTCCGCCTCCGCGAGGTCGAAGAGTCCGCGAAGATCGTCGAACAGTGTCTCGACCTGCTCGAGGACTGGCCGGAAGACGATCGCGAGATCCAGAGCAACGTCCCCCGCACCCTCAAACCCGACACCGACCGGGAGATCTACCGCGCCGTCGAGATCGCGAAGGGCGAACTCGGCGTCTACATCCGGTCGGACGGGACCAACAGCCCCGCCCGCTTCAAGATCCGAAGCCCCTGTTTCCACAACCTCTCCGCCCTCCCGGAGATGGCCGTGGGGGAGTACATCCCCGACCTGATCGCCTCGCTCGGCAGCCTCGACATCGTCCTCGGGAGCGTCGATCGGTAG